ATTAGTGCCACAGGATATCTTGCATGTTCCAACTAATTAAATGTATAAGAATGTTACAACTAAAAAGTTGATTGATGCTGGTCTGGATTGCGGAGCATGCccataatatatgtatataagaCTGGACAAGAGAAATAATGCTTGTCCAGGTATTGGATGGTTCTGACGATATGTTGGTTCGACATCTTATCAGGGAAGAAGTGCTAAAATGGCAAGGCAAAGGTTTGAACATTTTGTAGGAATCAACTTACTTTAAGCTAACCTTGCACGTGTTATATTCACAGAGTCTATTTACTCATCAAGAATCATGTATCTGGAAATTCCTACCGTTCATTAGAGTTTACATTACCTATTTATGGCACCTGAGTGTGTGTATAAATGTCTAATAACATTTTAATGTGTTGTTTACAGGGGATGTATTATCAGGAAACCAGCCGGACAGACCAGTTCACTTGGGAGTACTGCAAGAATGGTTTGGCATCCACTGGTGGAACACTCGAGCTTTCGCTCTTTTGTTTACTCTAAtattcatttcactaccactaGTTTTGTTCCGTCGAGTAGGTCAATACAAATAATCAATGTAGACCTCTCTCGTACATACATTAGCTATGTTCCAGTTTAGTGATCCCTGTATCCGTGTTCTTTGTTTTTTGTTTTAAAGAATCATTAAGGTTTTGTTCAGCAGTATCAGTTCTGTTAGCATTGGTGTTTGTGGGGATATGCTCAGGAATGGCAATCTCAGCACTCTTAGAAGGCAAAACAAATACACCAAAGCTCATACCTCAGTTGGACAATCGAGCCTCCTTCTTTAACCTCTTCGCTTCATCTCCAGTCACCGTCACTACATTCACTTTTCACTTCAATGGTTAGTTACAACTAATAGAAACAAGTACTCTTATAAATGACACTAATTTTCTGAGGAAATTACTTATGAAAATGTTTTTAATTTCAGTTCATATTATTGGAGGGGCGCTTAGGGAAGCATCAGATATGACCTCAGTTGTTCGAATTTCTCTAGTACTTTGCTCAGGAATCTACTTTACCATTGGGATCTTCGGATACCTGTTGTTTGGGGATTCCATTATGGCAGACATACTTGTAAATTTTGATCAGGGTTGCCAGAAGTTAAAGCTACCCTTGTGATATGTCctcttgttgttgtgatttaatGGGTAAATGAGATTGATCGATTTAACTTAAGAGGTAGCAACAAGGTGCTAGTGTGTCATGGAGGCAACAGAGGCAAAACCCTTCATGAATTCTCAGATTATGATTTTGTTATTACTACATATTCTATTGTTGAAGCTGAGTAGAGGAAAAATGTTATGCCAGCTAAACATAAGTGCATTTGGTGTGGAAAGTTATTATTTTATGAACATAAGATATCTATTCACCTGAAATATTTTGGCGGTCTAAATGCTATTAGAACTAATAAGCAGTCGAAACAGAAGAAGGGTAAGAATCCTGAACTAAACAGATCAGAGAAAGGCAAGGGTGTTGAGTCGGTGGATGAAGGAAAGGAGGAGTCTTCAAAGAAAGGGAAGCATTACAACAAGGATAAGACTTTTGGAGCTGGTTCTTCTACCAACAAGTCGGAAGGAGTTGAATATGGATCCTGTAACGGCAAATCTACTTTACACTCCGTGAAATGGGATCGTATTATACTGGAAGAGGTGAGTAGGTGGTTACTGTTAGAAATTATTTCATACTTGGCTGGTCTGATTTCTTATTCATGTGTGTGGATATGTACATATTTAATTCATCTTTCTCACGGTTACTCTTTTTTGCATCTCTTTGAATCCAGATGATGTAGAATAAATTAGGAGCTGCTCTAATCATTTTTTTGTCCAAATTTAAGCTTATAAGTGTATTTTTTCTGGTCAAGAGTGTCACCAAATTTCTTACTTATAGCTGCTACTACAGCAGGAAGCATCCATTGGGATGACTTTTGTTCGGATGGGATTTTTCACAACAAATTGTATGTTTGATAAATTCCTGAATCGGCTACTGGTGATACCCCTTTCTACTCTAGCAGGACTATCCAGAAGTGTTATTGATTATTTGTTTTGTCAGGAGCCACATTCCAAATTACCGGATTTTTTAGTGTTCATAATAAGGTAAGTTTCATATATTGCTTCGCTacactattatttatatatttttgtaattGAGATGAAAGGCTCTACAAACATATTCTGATGTGACACGACCCTGGCTAATTTGGTAAAGTTGTTTTAGATAGATTCTCTTCTTCTCACTCTAGCAGCTACAACCAAGCCTTAATCAGTGATTTTTTTCTTATCTTGAAAGCTCTTTGAATTACCCTATTTCGAATTATTGATTTAGTTGAGCTGAGAGCAATGGTTCCTAATCAAGGTCCAGGACACCCTACTTTAGTCATTATCCGAGCTGTTGAGCAAATTATGAGAGAGAATTTATTCAACTGTAAAAGTTTTAAAGCAATAGCGGCTAGAGATAACTTTTTAATTTCAGCTTTGTGCTAAATATTCGGTTGTATTGCTTTTAGACTGATTATTAACTCATATTGCTCTGCGACTAGAGAACACAAAGGCAAGATCTATGAAGTCATTGACAAAGCTAGAGCTTTTGTGGAAGTTGTACGTGATGCTACGAACTTTGCTTCAGCTGATACTATTTATGGTTTCGCAGCATATCCATCTGGGGAGAATTGCTTGGGGAATGCGCCTTTAGTGAGCTAGATAGGTTAGGAATGTAATTGTAAGTAGATAGTTTTTGATGTTGATgtagatgtagatatagaaaaaTGTTGTTTGAATGCTGATATATAAGTTTTTTGGTATATATTTGTTCTCttttaagattattttttattGATATAGCTTTTAATTATTAAATGGGTTATTCTAATTGAGAGCTTTGTTTCTGTATTCAATGGGTTATCCTCATTGAGAAACTTTGGAGGTAATTCTCCAATTTAAAGTTGTATGCTTGGAATCACTTACCTTGTAGTCTGGTGGATCAATTATCATGTAATCCGATGGATTATCGTCCTTGGTGGATAAGAGGGTAAGCCAAGGCTATACCTATACCTAAATTCAAGTGAGACATGTAATAATCGGAAATACCTAAAATCGTCCTTGCACGTGTTATATTCACAGAGTCTATTTACTCATCAAGAATCATGTATCTGGAAATTCCTACCATTCATTAGAGTTTACATTACCTATTTATGGCACCTTAGTGTGTGTATAAATGTCTAATAACATTTAATTGTGTTGTTTACAGGGGATGTATTATTAGGAAACCAGCCGGACAGACCAGTTCACTTGGGAGTACTGCAAGAATGGTTTGGCATCCACTGGTGGAACACTCGAGCTTTCGCTCTTTTGTTCACTctaaaattcaagtgagacatGTAATAATGGGAAATACCTAAAATCCCAATAACATATGTAGGCCTTGGTTCATTGTGACTAGGCCTTATTGTTTGGTATTTTCAGACCGAGTTGGAGTCATAGTTAGATTTGGAGTCGATTCGGGAGTTTTTGTATTAAACTTggattaaataaaattaaattaaaaatatgatatttttataaCCATACAAATTAATGAGCATGttcaatttttaattaaattaatttaatatctaaataattaaaacaataaAATTAGTTGTTGACCTCTAATTGAAGATGAAACAAAATTGAGTAATGAATTCATTGCTAAACTCTATTTCAATACGTCATTTTTATGTTAAGATTTTAGCGACACCAATGATTTAACCAATGTAAAAGTTTTACTTAATTCATTTCAGTTAATACTTTTTTCAGTTGGTAGTTCTACTCAAAATTTTGTTGTAATACAACCTCTATTTTTTTATATAACGCTTTAATTTTTGCACATATTTCAATCCGCTTATTtagaaatataattttttaaattgtttttgtgaattaaaatacttatcTATTTTTATTCACAGAAAGAAAATTGTGCAAATAAACTTTATCTGCCTAGTTAAAAAACAATGAAATGTGTGTAAAAGTTAAAGCGTCATATAAAAAGGGCGTAATGATTTAGCTCAATGCCAGTTATCATGTGAAAATTCCTTAGTATAAAAAACTAATAAGTTTACATAAGTTCATAAAGAGTTTTTTACAGTTAAGCATCGTGCGTGCATGAGTTCGTCACTATGTGAGTTATCATCAAGAAGCACTTAAATTTTACTTTATTGTATTTGACTGGTTAACTACATATCACAACCGGCGTTTCTTCAACACTTTACATCCTCCGCTCTTCTATTTTTTAAGTATGCAATACAACATTTTACATTCATTCAATCAATTATACAAACATGAGCAAGTTAGCTAGGCTACAGCTAATTTGTAATCCGCATCCTTCAGAGTTTCTGGATTGATTGTTTTCTCTATTGTATCAAGTTACACATGGACGGATTTAAGGTGGGCATGGGTGGCCATAGTCCCCTCAAAACCTCTTCATGAGCTTACAATGTTCCAAATTATGTATAAAAATTGATTAGATAGTGTATTTCGTCCTCCCATAAATTTATGATCCCCATATAAATTCACAAATCTTGGAGCATCTCCAACAATGGATTGCCAAAATAGTTGTTAACCTTGTCAAATCATCATggatattaatattttattttcactcaATTTCATATTAACTTGGCAACATTGTACTCCAATAGTTAGTAACATTTGTAGTCcctaaattaaattataaataactCAAAAACTAAAAAAAGTATTATTAATATACACATTTTATGCTTATATATATAGGATCTTACTCCAGTGAGAACCTGTTTTATTGTGAGATATGAGATTCAATCATAACGACTGATTCTTATACATTATTTAATACTTTACCacatattaattttttaatatttaaatattttatcaccatattctttctaattcCACCACTTGCCGCCTCCAACCACCGCCGACCTCCATTTCAGGCGACCAACATTTCCGGCGACCACCAATAATCATCACCGTCAAATATAATATCACTTACGACCAGAGAATGAAAAATCACCAAAATAAGAAATCACCATCATAATAGCAGAAATCACTCTATCTGACCACCGGTAAACAGAAAATTACCGTCGGAGAAAAAAATCACCACAATTGATCACTTCCTCTACCCACCAGATCCGGCCACTAACTCCATCATTAACTCCAATCACCAATATCATTACCAAAACCACCAAATTTAATTAAAGAACACcacatttaaaaaaaaaattatcacaaTATCACTACCACGAGCATATATACAAACCACCAATTACATAAGAATCGCCAAATACAAGCCAAAATCACCACAATTAAATTAAAATGACTAATACACAACAAAGAAAATGCAATTTTGTGATAAATTATATCCGTACATGATAAAAGGCTAGTGGAATTTTTGTGATCAAAAATATAAATCGGAGGCTATGTATATCTTTGTAGTCGTTAATTTTTAAGTGAAAGACGTCGGCGGCGATGAGGATGGAGCTGGAGGTAGGGGATgaagatggagagagagagagaggggggagggggaaggtgagagagagagatgaaagTCCGAAAATGAGTGATGGAGCGGCGACGGCATCGGGTGGTGGAGgtggagagagagagagcaaaGGTTGGGGTTGTGTTGATGAGAGGGACTGATAAAGAAATTTTTGGGTTGGAACAATAATTGTGTGGTGGGGATTAAaagaaatttataaaaaatttaaaatagaGGGCTGAGATAGTTCTCATATCTCACGTTTCTCATTTGATCaactccctatatatatatatatagggaatTGCTCAAATGAGAACCTCTATTTtggtgagatatgagatctaatctcggcccttaatttttattaattttttataatcTAAACCACACATTTCTTATCCCTTCTTCCTTCCTGCCAATTTCATCTCCTCCGTTTCTCTCACCTCTCACCTGCCACAAATCATTCACACACACTTATATACATACATAATATATCCACCTTCTACACTCTCCTCTCTCCACCGCCCCCACCCTCCGCCACCCGCCGTCGCAGCCGCCTCATCAAACTTCCACCATTTCTTTTCACCTCCGCCACCACCATCCACCATTGCCGCCTGACCTCCTCTACATCTTTTACAATACACATCACATACCTCTTTTTAAACTCCAACTCATCAACTCTCTACACTGCTTGTTTTCTTTCCCACCGGAACATTCACCGTCGATGCCAGAATCTCAATCCTTAACAACCACTTCAGTTTCAAAATCACTGATGACGGAGATTTACATGGCATCCTCTATACCCCCATTGTAAAAAATTCGTTCAACCTGTACATATTTAATTTATCACAActtttgtttttgtgttatgcAACATCTCTGTAGTTTTAATTAGTTAATTAGAGTTTGTGATGATTGTTGGGATTGATTGAGGTCGTCTAATGATTTTTCGGTTGTGTGATTCGATTTTGGTGCTTATAGTTTATTCGTTGGtgatttaaatttaaatatgGTGGTCGGAGTTTATGAAAGGAGCTGGTAGCCGGATCTGGTGGACATAAATAGTTGTCAGATGTGGTAATTTTAGGTTGTCGAAGGCGATTTTTTATATTCTGGatttgatttttcaatttttagGTGGTGATTTTTTATTTTCCGGAGGTGATTTTTGATTTGACAGTGGTGATTTTGTATTTGACGATGGTGATTTTCCGGTGGCTGCCGGTGGTGGTGGTGGCGGTGGCGGTCGGCGACGGTGGTGGCCGAAAATGGTGGTTGGAGGTAGTGGTAAGCAGAAAGAAGATATGGAAGAGGTGATAGTTAGAGATGATGAAATATAAAAGGAGGTGATAATTAGATCTAGTAATTTTTGTGATGATATTGGTGATCATAGTCGATGAACGGAGTTGGTGGCCGGATCTGGTGGATAAAAGTGGTGACCAGTTGTGATGATTTTTTTTCTCCGATGTTGATTTGTTGTTTACAGGTGCCCGGAGGGGTGATTTTTATGTTTCCGACGGTGATCTCTTATTTTGACAGCGGTGATTATATGTTTGACAGTGGTGATTTTCTGGAGGTCGCCGGAGGTAGTGGTTGCCGGAAATGGTGATGTTCGACGATTGGAGGCGGCGGTGGTTGGCTGGTTTAGAAAGAAGATGGGGGAGGTGATAGTTGGTGAAGATGATGTTGAGATTTAAAATGAGTGGTGTAGATTAAAAGTAGTTTTAAATTTTGTGTGGTGTaaattagatctcatatctcattTTAAAATGAGTTCTCATTTGAGtaagaccctatatatatatatatatatatatatatatataattggaACAATGTAAGCTCGTGGGGAGGTTTTGAGGGGACCATGGCCACCCCATTCCCCCCTAAAATCCGTCCCTGTGTAGTTTGATACAATAGAGACAATGATCAATTCGGGAACTGTGAAGGATGCTGAGTACAGGCTAGCTGAGCTAACTTGCCCATGTTTATATAATTGAATGGATGTAAAAAAATGTTTGTATTGGATACTTAAAATGCAGAAGAACTGAAGATGTAGAATGTTAAAAAATAGTAAAATTGCAAGTAAAATTTGAACTCAAGTAATTTTATACATTGGAGGGCTTTTTGATGGATAACTCACCCAAATGCATGTAAACTTTTTATATTTTTACGGTTAAGAATTTTCACTTGGTAAACGCAATTGAGCTAAAGTATATTGTACTCATCAATCAAAATTTTCAAAACGACCaacttaaaaaaaatatttcatcaaataTTAATAAAGTATTTAGTATTTACTGATCAGAAGTCCATGTCAGCTACATTCTCCACATCATCCACTCACCATTCTCCTGGATCACTCCTCCATCCTCTTGTCTTGCCTTTGGACCGATTAGGACCACCTTCATTTCTGGTATCCTTATAATTTTTGTTTTATCCTTGTTGTTGGAAAATTTCTGTCTTGGTGCTTATCATAAACTTTGTTCAACCTATTGAGACATGAATGAAATGTTAATAGAGATGTGCTTGTTTCTGTTCAACACTTGTGGTCTTGTCCGCATTTCTTAGATTTTGTCTATTAATCATCATGGTAAAAGAGCTACTAATGCAGCACATTTCCTAAGTTTCTTTTGAGTTTTTTTAGTGCactttttgcttctttttcaTTCCTTGAAAGTATGAAGATGGAGAGAGAGAGGAGGGGGAAGGAGAGAGATATAAAAGTCCGGTGATGAGTGATGGAGCGGCAGCGGCGTcaggtggtggtggtggtggaggtGGAGGTGGAGAGAGAGTGCACGGGTTGGGGTGGTGTCGATGAGAGGGAGGGATAAAAAACTGTTGGATTGGAGCAATAATTGTGTGGTAaggattaaaaaaaattataaaaaaattaaaataaaggactgagattagatctcatatctcaatATAATTAGGCATCTCATTTGagtaactatatatatatatagattagaTAATTTGATGTGCCCCGGATATATTCACAAACCTTACACATTTTGAGGTTTTATACACATAAATTCACAGTATGGTTCTTGCGAATCCATAATGTCTCAAAAAATTTTGGCTTCAAAAGTCATGTTCTATATTTTGGCCTTCCAAAAAAAATTTCTGGTTCCGGCCCTTAGCTACACTGGTGGAAGTCGCCGCCTGCAGGTTGGGCAATCCATCTTTATATCCATCCACTTAAGTAAGCAATGTGAATGGAAGACATGTTCACATGGCGTTACCTGCACATATAGGTTCGGACAACGTTAGTTACATAGCCTTAAACTTCAAGCTGAAAGCTGTCCAAAAGTACCATGCAAAAATCTGGATGTTGAGTGAAATCAATGGGCGTCATGCAAATGACACAGTCACTGGCATGATTTACATCCTGATCTGGCCGTTATGGTAATTATATTTTAGTGGAAACATCTGCATGAGGATCTATGAAAGAAAAAGATCAAAGTTAGGATATGATTTTCATAATTTGATGAAAAAAATTGTGAAGCCAAGGTTTACAGAAGACAAAAGTTGCAAGCAACAATGAAAAAAAGCATTATACAGACAGGACTCATGAATAAAGCAATTGATCTTTTCTGGAAACTGCTATTTATAATGATCAAGTGAACCAGCAACTAAATTGACACAATACTACACTCTAAAAAACATATCACGATTCCCTGCCTAAATGTTGGACAACATATTACGATTTACATCAAGGTTTTTTGAAAAACACAAGCGATTTAGAGTGATGTTTGATCACATCTATGTGAGAAATCCTAAGTATGAAATTGATTGTGCGGTTCCTCATTTATTTAAGAATCCTTTAAGCATTACAATTATTGCAGCTCCTCAGAATATTGGTTGGCACTCTCTTTACAACAATATACAGGGATTAGGCATTCTCTACCttgattttatataaaaataacaGGGAAGAGTTACATAAATTAACAAAATAGAGAAGGGTTGCATGAACTAATATATTGTGAAAAGTTACATCAAACATGCCAAAAAATGAAGAATCGACATCCAAGATAGTGCTGCAGTAAAAGAATATTTGCTTGCAACCCAGCAAAACCCACCAAATAGAGGCACCAACTCCTTTCAGGCTTAATGTGCATGAAGTTGCGGGGACATCCAAAGATATATAAAGGAATTGCAAGCCGAGTTACACTCATTCCAATAATGTAACTAGGCTGTAGTGGCTTTCTTGGGTCACGAAAAACATTTGTGGCAATCTGAGGTATCCAGTAGGAGTGCACAACTAGAGTAATAACTGGAAGGAATTTAGGGAACTCGTACGTGATCAGAATACCTCCCAGAAGGATACCACCTGAAAACGTAAACCATAAAGATGTGTGAGTGTGAAGTAGCACTACTTCCCTACTAAGAATAAATATCCATAACTTTTAGGTTAATATAATTGATACTAATGCTAATAAGTTGAAACATTTATTCCATAAAAAAGTTATACGCCATCAAATGTTTTTATCAGAAATCTTATTTTACAAGTACACAAATGCTTTTCTTTCAAATACAGAAGAAGAGGATAACTTAGGATTGCAACTGTTCTGAAGCAGAACTGGCAACTGTATATATCCTCTCAAAAGATTCATGATTATGTTTTCTGGTATACTATTATCTTCTGTTACTAGAATGAACCTTACATATACTGCCAAACACTACAACAGCACAACGTTGCACAAGCTCATGCAATAAAATGATCATAATCTTAGCATTTCATGTAGGAATGTCAGAACAGGTAATCCAAGTAACAAAGATACATGTTAAATTGGGGAAgcaattcaaaatttaaaattaaaaaaaggTATCATCCTATACAGAGTGGCCCGAGATTCAGGTATAAGTGCATTCATAGTGATAAATGTTCAATGTGAATCTCAAGTTATGAATTTCAAAGGTATGCATACAGGACAGAAATTCATTACAAACAGCTAAGCAAAAGTTTTACTCACAGAAATAAATACAAAGAACTGAAAGTTCACGCCTCGCTTCCACACTCTGTATGTAATTTGTAGGCCTATTTGCCTTCCATATATGGAGAAAAAATCTCAACTCACAAAAAGAGAAGACAACAAACTTGAAGAATGCGGCTGTGGCAAATGCGTTATACAATTGTTCTGCATACATGAAGAAGTGACAATTATGGAGAACACAAGTAGTGAGAaatagttttttaaaataataaaatttggTCAATGCCAAAGACAGAGAATAAGTTTTATTCTAATTACCAACTGTGATTCCTGCAGTCAGATGTAAAAGACAAAGGTATGCATCCATGATAGGCTGTTGTCCAATTGTGAAACTTGAAACTTTGACAGCTCCCTGACAGTAGGATGGAATAT
This sequence is a window from Apium graveolens cultivar Ventura chromosome 9, ASM990537v1, whole genome shotgun sequence. Protein-coding genes within it:
- the LOC141686921 gene encoding amino acid transporter AVT6C-like isoform X6 — protein: MLVQVLDGSDDMLVRHLIREEVLKWQGKGDVLSGNQPDRPVHLGVLQEWFGIHWWNTRAFALLFTLIFISLPLVLFRRVESLRFCSAVSVLLALVFVGICSGMAISALLEGKTNTPKLIPQLDNRASFFNLFASSPVTVTTFTFHFNVHIIGGALREASDMTSVVRISLVLCSGIYFTIGIFGYLLFGDSIMADILVNFDQGCQKLKLPL
- the LOC141686921 gene encoding uncharacterized protein LOC141686921 isoform X1 — protein: MPAKHKCIWCGKLLFYEHKISIHLKYFGGLNAIRTNKQSKQKKGKNPELNRSEKGKGVESVDEGKEESSKKGKHYNKDKTFGAGSSTNKSEGVEYGSCNGKSTLHSVKWDRIILEELLLQQEASIGMTFVRMGFFTTNCMFDKFLNRLLVIPLSTLAGLSRSVIDYLFCQEPHSKLPDFLVFIIREHKGKIYEVIDKARAFVEVVRDATNFASADTIYGFAAYPSGENCLGNAPLVS
- the LOC141686921 gene encoding uncharacterized protein LOC141686921 isoform X3, whose amino-acid sequence is MPAKHKCIWCGKLLFYEHKISIHLKYFGGLNAIRTNKQSKQKKGKNPELNRSEKGKGVESVDEGKEESSKKGKHYNKDKTFGAGSSTNKSEGVEYGSCNGKSTLHSVKWDRIILEEEASIGMTFVRMGFFTTNCMFDKFLNRLLVIPLSTLAGLSRSVIDYLFCQEPHSKLPDFLVFIIREHKGKIYEVIDKARAFVEVVRDATNFASADTIYGFAAYPSGENCLGNAPLVS
- the LOC141686921 gene encoding amino acid transporter AVT6C-like isoform X5 gives rise to the protein MQISVIDFARSVLGLEKPNSSKFDARTLDHVVIFMPEGRSAKMARQRGCIIRKPAGQTSSLGSTARMVWHPLVEHSSFRSFVYSNIHFTTTSFVPSISVLLALVFVGICSGMAISALLEGKTNTPKLIPQLDNRASFFNLFASSPVTVTTFTFHFNVHIIGGALREASDMTSVVRISLVLCSGIYFTIGIFGYLLFGDSIMADILVNFDQGCQKLKLPL
- the LOC141686921 gene encoding amino acid transporter AVT6C-like isoform X4 produces the protein MQISVIDFARSVLGLEKPNSSKFDARTLDHVVIFMPEGRSAKMARQRGCIIRKPAGQTSSLGSTARMVWHPLVEHSSFRSFVYSNIHFTTTSFVPSKSLRFCSAVSVLLALVFVGICSGMAISALLEGKTNTPKLIPQLDNRASFFNLFASSPVTVTTFTFHFNVHIIGGALREASDMTSVVRISLVLCSGIYFTIGIFGYLLFGDSIMADILVNFDQGCQKLKLPL
- the LOC141686921 gene encoding uncharacterized protein LOC141686921 isoform X2; the encoded protein is MPAKHKCIWCGKLLFYEHKISIHLKYFGGLNAIRTNKQSKQKKGKNPELNRSEKGKGVESVDEGKEESSKKGKHYNKDKTFGAGSSTNKSEGVEYGSCNGKSTLHSVKWDRIILEEQEASIGMTFVRMGFFTTNCMFDKFLNRLLVIPLSTLAGLSRSVIDYLFCQEPHSKLPDFLVFIIREHKGKIYEVIDKARAFVEVVRDATNFASADTIYGFAAYPSGENCLGNAPLVS